The proteins below come from a single Burkholderia humptydooensis genomic window:
- a CDS encoding DEAD/DEAH box helicase, with protein sequence MDVFSLRSQLIADYSKFARSFTSIRAEDIQTGVHAAYADGRYWPEPLIQINPRYRQGRSAQQLAATNELLPTTAALFPIDLYTHQEQAIAFSARGESYVVTTGTGSGKSLCFFIPIVDAVLRAKAHDSAPRTRAIVIYPMNALANSQREELIKFVGNDGPVTFARYTGQESKEERDRIRDNPPDILLTNFMMLEMLMTRQNETDSRVITNCAGLQFLVLDELHTYRGRQGADVAMLVRRVRERLAPEHLQCIGTSATMASGGSQEGRNQKVASVASTLFATQISPFNVVTEDLERATEPSETADSVKPQLGTAIDAGVPSHADDATLQQHPLAIWVETRLGITREQGGKWVRANPLTFAKATELLAKESGRDEVAAGAMLRAMLLLAAQPEKQRSADGQGSEKAFFAFRLHQFISGAGVVFTTLDAPGTRPVELEGQQFLPGDEQKRLYSTHFCRDCGQEYHPVRMRRDDTGWEVLARDIDDMPKMRDDDTDASEVEEDAIGERLGFLLPLNANDPIEFTGKVEDYPESWIETTRHGEVRFKRTHQRLEAEQLSIQGNGKVGRGQEAWFLPGKFRYCLRCRTVHGAQGKDGNRLSALSAEGRSSATTLLTTSALRWMHGQPSIGSDKRKLLGFTDNRQDAALQAGHFNDFTFVSLLRGAIYRALVQAGTTGLSDSELGAAVRAALGFDQPLSATETPEASHRGEWMQEPQSVGRNLADAEEALRFVLAYRAWFDQRRGWRYTNPNLEELGLLEVDYSGLRAFCSEAVRFDKGPDLLRNATPLAREKAFRCLFDYMRKGLAVDAAALDPNLLQQRKDEALRLLCNPWGIGREERLLGWRWLFLQPPNANALRGKDEELVLRGGLQTVLGKSLRNSAVWEQSAAANLRRADYQTLLNAMIRAAQEDGFIRRDEHTLFNVPGFRLNAGRVQFHLGDTSGTRPNAFFKQQYQAIASILGQRDRFLFGLEAREHTAQVDGELRALRESRFRFGSSERDALKDGELHDIAHKQGEPTRFLPLMFCSPTMELGVDISALNAVYLRNVPPTPANYVQRAGRAGRSGQAALVMTYCAARSPHDQYFFREPTAMVHGVVKAPLLDLANQDLIQSHLQAVWLAASRKELDSSISNIVDPGVPQLPVRAHIVGALGQEGVTTEATRQAINVLRMVEEHLTPERAPWFTDCQAYAEAAIASAPEAFHRAFNRWRDLFTSAERQKRLANETLNNYAITDKRERDDAKRRWRQASDQIELLLHGRDSFSSDFYTYRYLATEGFLPGYNFPRLPLMAYVPGRADVRGGNTFLQRPRFLALSEFGPRSLVYHEGRAYRVVRARIALSSDDPGGAGGTLSTQSVRICSNCGGAHFESYWNDCHACGQSLLDALKINSLYRIDNVDTEPTERITANDEERQRQAFELQTTFRWAIRNRNVDVRTVLAKDGDGGICTLRYGAGATITRINKGLRRRREPNDFGFFINSRTGWWEGEERRSANTANEGDRLPPQRVVPYVQDHKNALLLQPCGSWDEQTFVTLQHALKRGIEAAFQLEEAELLAEALPDLRHRNGVLFYEATEGGAGVLTRLVNDPLALQQAARHALRIMHYDVPVDGGEWPALESRQEQPDIRCVAGCYRCLLSYYNQPDHELIDRRNAEAVRILWRLAQVEAIAQQQEAEPFLPAEPEALSGWAGQWHQAVAMHLPSGPHPASVEIEGLALLHWPDHYAAIALPDTPRDLQAAWEDRGYTFIRFPADADAWPMLFQRLGRLLGL encoded by the coding sequence ATGGACGTTTTCTCACTCAGAAGCCAGTTAATCGCGGACTACAGCAAGTTTGCGCGTTCCTTCACGTCCATACGAGCGGAAGACATTCAGACCGGCGTTCATGCGGCATATGCTGACGGCCGTTACTGGCCGGAGCCACTGATACAGATCAATCCACGCTATCGGCAGGGGCGCTCGGCGCAGCAGCTTGCCGCGACGAACGAGCTTTTGCCGACAACGGCTGCATTGTTTCCCATCGACCTCTACACCCACCAGGAACAGGCGATCGCTTTCTCCGCTCGGGGCGAGAGTTACGTGGTGACCACGGGAACCGGCTCGGGCAAGTCGTTGTGCTTCTTCATCCCGATCGTGGATGCGGTGTTACGCGCCAAGGCCCACGATAGCGCGCCTAGAACACGCGCCATTGTGATCTACCCGATGAACGCGCTGGCCAACAGTCAGCGTGAAGAGTTGATCAAGTTCGTCGGCAACGATGGTCCGGTAACCTTTGCGCGCTATACCGGCCAGGAAAGCAAGGAAGAACGCGATCGGATCAGGGACAATCCCCCCGATATTCTGCTGACCAACTTCATGATGCTGGAAATGCTCATGACCCGGCAGAATGAGACCGACAGTCGGGTGATCACCAACTGTGCCGGCCTGCAGTTTCTGGTGCTGGATGAACTGCATACCTATCGTGGACGACAAGGCGCTGACGTGGCCATGTTGGTGAGGCGTGTTCGAGAACGGCTGGCGCCGGAGCATCTGCAGTGCATCGGTACGTCAGCCACGATGGCCTCGGGCGGCAGCCAGGAAGGTCGCAATCAAAAAGTCGCTTCCGTTGCCTCCACTTTGTTCGCAACCCAGATCTCCCCCTTCAATGTCGTCACCGAAGATCTGGAACGGGCTACCGAGCCATCCGAAACTGCTGATTCGGTCAAACCGCAATTGGGCACCGCCATTGACGCGGGCGTTCCCTCACATGCCGATGATGCCACGCTGCAGCAGCATCCCTTAGCGATCTGGGTGGAAACACGCCTTGGCATCACGCGCGAACAAGGGGGGAAATGGGTTCGCGCCAATCCGCTGACCTTTGCCAAGGCCACCGAGCTCCTGGCCAAAGAGTCGGGCCGGGACGAGGTGGCTGCGGGTGCCATGCTGCGCGCCATGCTGCTGCTGGCAGCCCAGCCCGAAAAGCAGCGCAGTGCCGACGGACAGGGCAGCGAAAAAGCGTTCTTCGCTTTTCGTCTCCACCAGTTCATCAGCGGTGCTGGCGTCGTGTTCACTACCCTTGACGCTCCTGGAACACGTCCGGTCGAGTTGGAGGGACAACAATTTCTGCCTGGAGACGAGCAAAAAAGGCTGTACTCCACGCACTTCTGCCGAGATTGTGGGCAGGAGTACCATCCGGTCAGGATGCGCCGGGACGATACAGGTTGGGAGGTGCTAGCCCGTGACATCGACGATATGCCGAAAATGCGGGATGACGACACGGACGCCTCCGAAGTCGAAGAGGATGCCATCGGCGAACGGCTGGGCTTCCTGCTGCCCCTGAACGCCAACGATCCCATCGAATTCACGGGCAAGGTGGAGGACTATCCAGAGTCGTGGATTGAGACCACACGGCATGGTGAGGTGAGATTCAAGCGCACTCATCAGCGCTTGGAGGCCGAGCAACTGTCGATTCAAGGCAATGGCAAAGTCGGGCGAGGCCAGGAGGCCTGGTTCTTGCCCGGCAAGTTCCGTTACTGCCTGCGTTGCCGTACGGTGCATGGCGCTCAGGGCAAGGACGGCAACCGTCTTTCGGCACTGTCTGCGGAAGGGCGAAGCTCGGCGACTACGTTGCTGACTACCAGTGCGCTGCGCTGGATGCACGGCCAGCCATCCATTGGTTCCGACAAACGAAAACTGCTGGGCTTCACCGACAACCGCCAGGACGCAGCGCTTCAGGCGGGCCATTTCAATGACTTCACCTTCGTCAGCTTGTTGCGCGGCGCCATCTATCGAGCGCTGGTACAGGCGGGCACAACGGGTTTGAGCGACAGTGAGCTGGGGGCGGCCGTACGTGCTGCCCTAGGCTTCGATCAGCCACTGAGTGCGACGGAAACCCCGGAAGCAAGCCACCGTGGTGAGTGGATGCAGGAGCCGCAATCGGTCGGCCGGAACCTGGCTGATGCGGAGGAAGCTTTGCGCTTCGTGCTCGCGTACCGAGCCTGGTTCGACCAGCGTCGCGGTTGGCGCTACACCAATCCCAACCTGGAAGAACTGGGATTGTTGGAAGTGGACTACTCCGGCCTGCGGGCATTCTGCAGTGAGGCGGTGCGTTTCGACAAAGGGCCTGACCTGCTGCGAAACGCGACGCCGCTGGCCCGTGAAAAGGCCTTTCGCTGCCTCTTCGATTACATGCGCAAAGGACTGGCGGTGGATGCCGCCGCCCTCGATCCCAACCTGTTGCAGCAGCGTAAGGACGAAGCCTTGCGCTTGCTGTGCAATCCATGGGGCATTGGTCGGGAAGAGCGCCTGCTCGGCTGGCGCTGGCTATTTCTTCAGCCTCCCAATGCGAATGCATTGCGCGGCAAAGATGAAGAACTGGTGCTGCGCGGCGGGCTGCAGACGGTCCTGGGCAAGAGTCTGCGCAACTCGGCAGTATGGGAGCAGTCGGCGGCGGCCAACTTGCGGCGTGCCGACTATCAGACCTTGCTAAATGCCATGATCCGCGCCGCACAAGAGGATGGTTTCATTCGCAGGGATGAACACACTCTGTTCAACGTGCCAGGCTTCCGGCTCAATGCTGGCCGGGTGCAATTTCATCTGGGCGACACGTCCGGCACGCGGCCGAACGCTTTCTTCAAACAGCAATACCAAGCCATCGCCTCGATACTCGGACAACGCGATCGCTTCCTGTTCGGGCTGGAAGCGCGCGAACATACTGCCCAGGTCGATGGTGAACTGCGTGCACTGCGCGAAAGCCGCTTTCGCTTCGGCAGCAGCGAGCGAGACGCATTGAAAGACGGCGAACTGCACGATATCGCGCACAAGCAGGGCGAACCTACACGCTTCTTGCCCTTGATGTTCTGCTCACCGACCATGGAGTTGGGCGTGGACATCTCGGCGCTCAATGCCGTATACCTGCGCAATGTGCCCCCCACACCAGCCAACTATGTGCAGCGCGCCGGTCGCGCCGGTCGCAGTGGCCAGGCGGCGCTGGTAATGACCTACTGCGCCGCGCGCAGCCCGCACGATCAGTATTTCTTCCGTGAGCCCACCGCCATGGTGCATGGCGTGGTCAAAGCGCCGTTGCTGGATCTGGCCAACCAGGATCTGATTCAGAGCCATCTTCAGGCTGTCTGGCTGGCCGCTAGCCGCAAGGAGCTCGACAGCTCGATTTCCAACATCGTCGATCCTGGCGTGCCGCAACTGCCCGTGCGGGCGCACATCGTCGGAGCCTTGGGTCAGGAAGGGGTGACAACCGAGGCGACCCGGCAAGCCATCAACGTGCTGCGCATGGTGGAGGAACACCTGACGCCAGAGCGCGCTCCGTGGTTCACCGACTGCCAGGCCTATGCCGAGGCGGCCATTGCATCGGCACCGGAAGCCTTCCATCGTGCCTTCAATCGCTGGCGAGATCTATTCACTTCGGCGGAACGGCAGAAGCGCCTGGCCAATGAAACCTTGAACAACTACGCCATTACCGATAAGCGCGAGCGCGATGACGCCAAGCGCCGTTGGCGGCAGGCGTCCGATCAGATCGAGTTGCTCCTGCACGGCCGCGACTCCTTCTCCAGCGATTTCTACACCTACCGTTATCTGGCCACCGAGGGCTTTCTGCCGGGCTACAACTTTCCGCGGCTGCCGTTGATGGCCTACGTCCCCGGCCGGGCCGATGTGCGGGGCGGCAATACCTTCCTCCAGCGTCCACGCTTTCTGGCACTTTCCGAGTTCGGGCCTCGCAGCTTGGTGTATCACGAAGGCCGCGCCTACAGGGTAGTACGCGCTCGCATTGCATTGTCGTCCGATGATCCCGGCGGCGCCGGCGGCACGCTCAGTACCCAGTCGGTACGCATCTGCTCGAACTGCGGCGGCGCGCATTTCGAATCCTATTGGAACGACTGCCATGCCTGTGGCCAATCGCTGTTGGATGCGCTGAAGATCAACAGCCTGTATCGCATCGACAACGTTGATACCGAGCCCACCGAACGCATCACTGCCAATGACGAGGAACGACAGCGCCAAGCCTTCGAACTGCAGACCACCTTCCGCTGGGCGATCCGCAATCGCAACGTCGACGTGCGCACCGTGCTGGCCAAAGACGGTGACGGAGGAATATGCACTCTACGCTACGGTGCCGGTGCCACCATTACTCGCATCAACAAGGGATTGCGCCGGCGCCGAGAACCGAATGACTTCGGCTTCTTCATCAACTCTCGGACAGGGTGGTGGGAGGGAGAGGAGCGCCGTTCGGCCAACACCGCCAACGAAGGGGATCGTCTGCCGCCGCAACGCGTGGTTCCTTACGTCCAGGATCACAAGAACGCCCTGCTGCTGCAACCTTGTGGCTCCTGGGACGAACAGACCTTCGTCACTCTGCAGCATGCGCTCAAGCGCGGTATTGAAGCGGCTTTCCAGCTCGAAGAGGCCGAATTGCTGGCTGAGGCGTTACCCGATCTTCGCCATCGCAACGGTGTGCTGTTCTATGAAGCGACCGAAGGCGGCGCTGGCGTGCTTACCCGGCTGGTCAATGATCCATTGGCGCTGCAACAGGCTGCACGCCATGCGTTGCGCATCATGCACTACGACGTACCGGTTGACGGTGGTGAATGGCCGGCCCTTGAGAGCCGCCAGGAACAGCCTGATATCCGCTGTGTCGCGGGTTGCTACCGTTGCCTGCTGTCCTATTACAACCAGCCCGACCACGAACTGATTGATCGGCGCAACGCCGAGGCGGTTCGCATTCTCTGGCGCCTGGCCCAGGTCGAAGCCATTGCCCAGCAGCAAGAGGCCGAGCCGTTTCTACCCGCCGAGCCGGAAGCCTTGTCTGGCTGGGCAGGCCAATGGCATCAGGCGGTGGCTATGCATCTGCCCAGTGGCCCGCATCCGGCGAGCGTGGAAATCGAAGGCCTCGCCTTGCTGCACTGGCCCGACCATTACGCCGCCATCGCCCTGCCCGATACCCCGCGCGATTTGCAGGCCGCCTGGGAAGACCGCGGCTACACCTTTATCCGCTTCCCTGCCGACGCCGACGCCTGGCCGATGCTGTTCCAGCGTTTGGGCCGTCTGCTGGGACTATGA
- a CDS encoding Fic family protein, with protein MHSLTPEYLAALRFDGTQAATLRTLGEYQGKQQLYAAQSPEVLKGLRQIAVVESTESSNRLEGVVVAPSRLKSLVIRNATPKSRSEQEIAGYRDALALIHESATHMSFNEGVVLQLHTLLYRYMPQAGGRWKATNNDIIERHPDGTSRLRFQPVAAHLTPMAMADLARYYATALDQHLVDPLVLVPLAMLDFLCIHPFPDGNGRMSRLLTLLLLYHFDYAVGRYISLERIFEETKEGYYETLEASSQGWHQGQHDVKPWLDYFWGALLRAYREFEERVGTIERGRGSKGDRVRAEVLGRTLPFSISEIEEACPGVSRDMVRLVLRAMKSEQLIKSTGKGRGAKWKRIGAGGSGSTLNEDQ; from the coding sequence ATGCACTCGCTCACACCCGAGTACCTCGCCGCGCTTCGGTTCGATGGCACCCAGGCGGCCACGTTGCGCACACTGGGCGAGTACCAGGGCAAGCAGCAGCTATACGCCGCGCAGTCGCCAGAAGTCCTCAAGGGCCTACGGCAGATCGCGGTGGTCGAGTCCACCGAGTCATCCAACCGGCTGGAAGGTGTTGTCGTCGCGCCCTCGCGGTTGAAGTCTCTGGTTATCCGCAACGCAACACCAAAGAGTCGCTCGGAACAGGAGATCGCTGGCTATCGCGACGCCCTAGCGCTGATCCACGAGTCCGCCACGCACATGTCCTTCAACGAGGGCGTAGTGCTGCAATTGCACACCCTGCTGTACCGCTATATGCCGCAGGCGGGCGGGCGCTGGAAAGCCACCAACAACGACATCATCGAGCGCCATCCGGACGGCACGTCGCGGCTGCGCTTCCAGCCGGTCGCTGCGCACCTGACGCCCATGGCCATGGCCGATCTGGCCCGGTACTACGCGACCGCACTGGATCAGCACCTGGTCGATCCCTTGGTGCTGGTGCCACTGGCGATGCTCGACTTTCTGTGCATCCACCCCTTCCCGGATGGTAACGGCCGCATGTCCCGCTTGCTGACCTTGCTGCTGCTCTACCACTTCGACTATGCCGTGGGCCGCTACATCAGCCTGGAACGCATCTTCGAGGAAACCAAGGAAGGGTATTACGAGACGCTGGAAGCCAGCTCGCAGGGCTGGCATCAGGGGCAGCACGACGTCAAGCCCTGGCTCGATTACTTCTGGGGAGCCTTGCTACGGGCCTACCGCGAGTTTGAGGAGCGCGTCGGTACCATCGAGCGCGGTCGCGGTAGCAAAGGCGACCGGGTGCGCGCAGAAGTCTTGGGACGCACCCTGCCGTTTTCGATTTCCGAGATTGAAGAAGCTTGCCCGGGCGTAAGCCGGGACATGGTGCGGCTGGTGCTGCGGGCGATGAAATCGGAGCAGTTGATCAAATCAACGGGCAAGGGGCGTGGTGCGAAATGGAAGCGCATCGGCGCAGGCGGTAGCGGTAGCACGCTCAACGAAGATCAATAG
- the ychF gene encoding redox-regulated ATPase YchF, with product MSLKCGIVGLPNVGKSTLFNALTKAGIAAENYPFCTIEPNVGVVEVPDARLKALSEIIKPERVVPAVVEFVDIAGLVAGASKGEGLGNQFLANIRETDAITHVVRCFEDENVIHVAGKVSPLDDIEVINTELALADLGTVEKALARYSKAAKSGNDKEAAKLVAVLEKARARLDQGKAVRGLDLSDDEQALLKPFCLITAKPAMYVANVKEDGFENNPHLDAVRKYAESEKSPVVAVCAAIEAEIADLDDADKEAFLADMGMDEPGLDRVIRAGFKLLGLQTYFTAGVKEVRAWTIHIGDTAPQAAGVIHTDFERGFIRAQTIAYEDFISYKGEQGAKEAGKMRAEGKEYVVHDGDVMNFLFNV from the coding sequence ATGAGCCTCAAATGCGGCATCGTCGGCTTGCCCAACGTCGGCAAGTCCACCCTGTTCAACGCGCTGACGAAGGCCGGCATCGCAGCCGAGAATTATCCGTTCTGCACGATCGAGCCGAACGTCGGCGTCGTCGAAGTGCCTGACGCGCGTCTGAAGGCGCTCTCCGAAATCATCAAGCCCGAGCGCGTCGTGCCGGCCGTCGTCGAGTTCGTCGACATCGCGGGCCTCGTCGCCGGCGCGAGCAAGGGCGAAGGCCTCGGCAACCAGTTCCTCGCGAACATCCGCGAAACCGACGCGATCACCCACGTCGTGCGCTGCTTCGAGGACGAGAACGTCATCCACGTCGCCGGCAAGGTGAGCCCGCTCGACGACATCGAAGTCATCAACACCGAACTCGCGCTCGCCGACCTCGGCACCGTCGAGAAGGCGCTCGCCCGCTATTCGAAGGCGGCGAAATCGGGCAACGACAAGGAAGCGGCGAAGCTCGTCGCGGTGCTCGAGAAGGCGCGCGCGCGCCTCGATCAGGGCAAGGCCGTGCGCGGCCTCGATCTGTCCGACGACGAACAGGCGCTCCTCAAGCCGTTCTGCCTGATCACCGCAAAGCCGGCAATGTACGTCGCGAACGTGAAGGAAGACGGCTTCGAGAACAATCCGCACCTCGACGCGGTGCGCAAGTACGCGGAAAGCGAGAAGTCGCCGGTGGTCGCGGTGTGCGCGGCGATCGAGGCGGAAATCGCCGACCTCGACGATGCCGACAAGGAAGCGTTCCTCGCCGACATGGGCATGGACGAACCGGGCCTCGACCGCGTGATCCGCGCGGGCTTCAAGCTGCTCGGGCTGCAGACGTACTTCACCGCGGGCGTGAAGGAAGTGCGCGCGTGGACGATCCACATCGGCGACACCGCGCCGCAAGCGGCGGGCGTGATCCACACGGATTTCGAGCGCGGCTTCATTCGCGCGCAGACGATCGCGTACGAAGACTTCATCTCGTACAAGGGCGAGCAAGGGGCGAAGGAAGCGGGCAAGATGCGCGCGGAAGGCAAGGAATACGTCGTGCACGACGGCGACGTGATGAACTTCCTGTTCAACGTCTGA
- a CDS encoding tyrosine-type recombinase/integrase: protein MPENLLTDAKIKAVKPIDRDWKLSDGGGLFLLVKPTGGKLWRRKYRLQGKENLFAIGSFPQVGLAEARAAREQARALVKQGIHPAHERQRVKQSNLDALEERKRARASSFAKVAQAYLAEIKPVFAPSSYRTKESRIRKYLSPKFDGMPMSDIGVKQIRPLLEECKSHGAWAAIHVKGDLSAIFEFAVVRGLVEANPIPSLRGLLRVPVSESKAAMVREQIQSFYLALRGYRGYPETALCLRLIALTACRPGEAADAEWDEFDFEDALWRRPAAKMKARRDHVSPLSTQAVASTERLAAHHWRSALSVSTPERQGLHHAQPTHLRDARHESGPGHDAALLADDLFDLGQRERIPA, encoded by the coding sequence ATGCCCGAGAATCTACTCACCGACGCCAAGATCAAGGCGGTCAAACCTATTGATCGAGACTGGAAACTTTCAGACGGCGGGGGCTTGTTCCTGCTGGTCAAGCCAACCGGCGGCAAGCTCTGGCGGCGGAAATACCGCCTGCAAGGCAAGGAAAACCTCTTTGCCATCGGCAGCTTTCCCCAAGTAGGTCTTGCAGAGGCGCGCGCTGCCCGAGAACAGGCGCGCGCACTCGTCAAGCAAGGCATCCACCCGGCCCATGAGCGACAACGGGTCAAACAAAGCAACCTGGACGCGCTGGAAGAACGCAAGCGCGCCCGTGCAAGCTCGTTCGCCAAGGTGGCCCAGGCATACTTGGCCGAGATCAAGCCAGTCTTCGCGCCTAGCTCCTACCGCACGAAAGAGTCCCGCATCAGGAAGTACCTTTCGCCCAAGTTCGACGGGATGCCGATGAGCGACATTGGTGTCAAGCAGATTCGCCCGTTGCTTGAGGAATGCAAGTCCCACGGTGCCTGGGCGGCCATTCACGTCAAAGGCGATCTGTCGGCGATCTTTGAGTTCGCGGTGGTGCGTGGTTTGGTCGAGGCCAATCCAATTCCCAGCCTACGCGGGTTGCTACGCGTGCCGGTCAGCGAAAGTAAGGCGGCGATGGTGCGCGAGCAGATTCAATCGTTCTATCTGGCCTTGCGCGGCTACAGGGGCTACCCCGAAACCGCGCTGTGCCTGCGGCTCATTGCGCTGACCGCTTGCCGTCCTGGGGAAGCGGCTGATGCCGAATGGGACGAGTTCGACTTTGAGGATGCACTGTGGCGTAGGCCTGCGGCCAAGATGAAGGCGCGCCGAGATCATGTCAGCCCGCTATCTACGCAGGCCGTTGCAAGCACTGAAAGACTTGCAGCGCATCACTGGAGGTCAGCGCTATCTGTTTCCACACCGGAGCGGCAAGGGCTTCACCACGCCCAACCGACTCACCTACGCGATGCGCGACATGAATCTGGGCCGGGGCACGACGCCGCATTGCTGGCGGACGACCTTTTCGACCTGGGCCAACGAGAACGGATACCGGCCTGA